From one Flavobacterium kingsejongi genomic stretch:
- a CDS encoding RagB/SusD family nutrient uptake outer membrane protein, whose product MKKIYLSIAVLALSFQQIGCSSDYLDDPKPTNNVTPEVIFSNREGVDAFIAGILRLNRGQFLNNEAAGLQSIYFARSVKGEALIQKQIWFGDDYDFQNREATYTRPNFSWRFSYKIIDQLNNLIHGIESSNALSETDKTETKSQALALRGFYYFQLALEFGDAYASSKNLDFPPIYTEPTSTGKGMSTKAEFFDQIISDLEDAVAGLPQTRVDKSYINNQVAQAFLAQVYQYTGDWTKAKTAAIAAYGGNPAAVLNAAAYTQGFDDINATEWLWGLPQTPDQTAYYMSHPHAMMDHVAIAYHGTFINDDFVNLFSATDVRNLFSNLYNAPVGDWQQFVTSKFKFTFDADIPIIRYPELILIEAEAEFHLGNESRTRELLDALRLNRDTQAQPTAASGSALIELVLTERRKEFYGENGIEWYDAKRLLRGITRTGNHRTQINLVPDDRRFELKIPQEEIDANPNISPAVNTNR is encoded by the coding sequence ATGAAAAAAATATATCTCAGTATTGCTGTCCTTGCCCTTAGCTTTCAGCAAATCGGTTGTTCTTCTGATTACTTAGACGATCCAAAACCGACCAATAATGTTACCCCGGAAGTTATTTTCAGCAACCGGGAAGGTGTCGATGCTTTTATCGCCGGAATTTTACGACTGAACAGAGGGCAGTTTTTAAACAATGAAGCGGCAGGATTGCAATCCATCTATTTTGCCCGCAGTGTAAAAGGCGAAGCATTAATCCAGAAGCAAATCTGGTTTGGGGATGATTACGATTTCCAAAACCGCGAAGCGACCTACACCCGACCGAATTTCAGCTGGAGGTTTTCCTATAAAATTATCGATCAGCTGAACAACCTGATCCATGGTATCGAGTCCAGTAATGCCCTTTCTGAAACGGATAAGACCGAAACCAAATCCCAGGCACTTGCCCTGCGCGGTTTCTATTATTTTCAGTTAGCCCTGGAATTTGGTGATGCGTATGCGTCTTCCAAAAACCTGGACTTCCCTCCTATCTATACAGAGCCTACCTCGACCGGAAAAGGCATGTCGACCAAAGCGGAATTTTTCGACCAGATCATAAGTGACCTTGAAGACGCTGTGGCGGGATTACCACAAACCAGAGTGGACAAATCGTATATCAACAACCAGGTCGCGCAGGCATTTTTGGCGCAGGTCTACCAATATACGGGAGACTGGACTAAAGCCAAAACAGCCGCTATTGCTGCTTATGGCGGTAATCCGGCAGCTGTTTTAAACGCTGCCGCTTACACTCAGGGATTTGACGATATCAATGCTACCGAATGGTTATGGGGATTGCCACAGACTCCGGATCAAACGGCTTATTATATGTCACATCCCCATGCGATGATGGACCATGTTGCCATCGCCTATCACGGAACCTTTATCAATGATGATTTTGTGAATTTGTTTTCCGCTACCGATGTACGGAATTTATTCTCCAATCTCTACAATGCCCCGGTTGGTGACTGGCAACAATTTGTGACTTCAAAATTCAAATTTACATTCGATGCTGATATCCCAATTATCCGTTATCCGGAATTGATCCTTATTGAAGCTGAAGCTGAATTCCATTTGGGTAATGAAAGCCGCACCCGGGAATTATTGGATGCCCTGCGCCTGAATCGTGATACACAGGCCCAGCCTACTGCAGCGAGTGGTTCGGCCTTGATAGAACTGGTATTGACCGAACGCCGGAAAGAATTTTATGGTGAAAACGGAATTGAATGGTATGATGCCAAACGACTGCTTCGCGGCATTACAAGAACCGGGAACCACAGAACCCAAATTAATTTAGTCCCGGATGACCGCCGTTTTGAACTTAAAATTCCACAGGAAGAAATTGATGCCAATCCTAATATCAGCCCTGCAGTAAACACCAACCGATAA
- a CDS encoding DUF6600 domain-containing protein, with protein MTHKLIGTSFFWALCFMVVSGSSIRAQDPGSATVTYQTFYDNLSPYGTWIDYPNYGHVWNPRVEGDFRPYNTNGRWISSQEGWTWASDYNWGWAPFHYGRWLYDDLYGWLWIPGYEWSPAWVTWGTVDNYYCWAPLMPGIDGIRQYDTWRPHSFYWNACSRDHIYDRNLSAVIERPERVSNFANRISIVNNFTTTRNHNLYYSKGPEVQEVQKYVSRKIDQAPLKEIQKMSPTMAKDNPMKVYRPAIQPPEETRQQFPQQSLQPQEFRKAETSKLRPIMTEEQIPTMQHTEQRANIERLPAFHAEAGNFRNSGGGGGRRSN; from the coding sequence ATGACACATAAATTAATAGGCACATCCTTTTTTTGGGCACTTTGTTTTATGGTAGTTTCAGGATCTTCCATCAGGGCACAAGATCCCGGATCTGCCACAGTAACCTATCAGACCTTTTACGACAATCTATCACCGTATGGCACCTGGATTGATTATCCCAACTATGGGCATGTCTGGAATCCACGTGTAGAGGGTGATTTTCGTCCTTACAATACCAATGGTCGCTGGATTTCTTCACAGGAAGGCTGGACCTGGGCCTCGGATTACAATTGGGGCTGGGCACCTTTTCACTATGGCCGATGGCTATACGACGATCTTTACGGCTGGCTCTGGATTCCGGGGTACGAGTGGTCTCCTGCCTGGGTCACCTGGGGTACTGTGGATAACTACTATTGCTGGGCACCTCTTATGCCCGGAATAGATGGTATTCGCCAATATGATACCTGGCGACCACATTCCTTCTATTGGAATGCCTGCAGTCGCGATCACATTTATGACCGTAATCTCTCGGCAGTAATTGAACGTCCGGAGCGTGTTTCCAATTTTGCTAATCGTATTTCGATCGTGAATAATTTTACCACCACACGCAACCATAATCTGTACTATTCCAAAGGTCCGGAAGTGCAGGAAGTCCAAAAATATGTAAGCCGGAAAATAGATCAGGCACCTCTAAAGGAAATCCAGAAAATGAGCCCGACGATGGCGAAAGACAATCCTATGAAAGTCTATCGCCCTGCAATACAACCTCCGGAAGAAACACGGCAACAATTTCCGCAGCAATCATTACAACCACAGGAATTCCGCAAAGCGGAAACATCAAAGTTACGGCCCATCATGACAGAAGAACAAATTCCAACCATGCAACACACGGAACAGCGCGCCAATATCGAACGACTACCAGCATTCCATGCCGAAGCCGGCAATTTTAGAAATAGTGGTGGCGGTGGCGGACGCCGTAGCAATTAA
- the mgtA gene encoding magnesium-translocating P-type ATPase: MEDKGNTENSFWHFSPEVLFVQLSSSLKGIDTADATQRIKKYGPNTLKANTKSSAFLLFISQFKSPVTLLLIIAAILSAALNDLADALIILCIILASSILGFWQEKGAANAVRELLKMVRLRCTVFRDGTPKEIAVEDVVPGDVVILSAGDIIPGDCLILDSSELFVDEAAFTGETFPVEKEAGILPVATPLSQRNNTLLMGASVISGKATAIVVLTGKQTEFGKISTHLQVRAPETDFEKGIRKFGYMLMEVTLVLVIIIFAINVFLHKPILDSFLFSLALAVGLTPQLLPAIISVNLSTGAKRMAKLDVIVKRLSSIENIGSMNILCSDKTGTITEGKVNLKDALDSNGVHNDKVLEYAWLNASMQKGFRNPIDEAICTAYKGLPTTFTVQSEIPYDFIRKRLTIVVKNETGVLAITKGALNAILSICDQVALSDGKLSDISTAKTTVLQQYEQLSAAGLRTLGVAYKPLTDAEDFTRDGEKGMIFLGFITLFDPPKPDVIGVIKKLNGLGVQLKIITGDNALVAKSLALQIGIEAPKIVTGSELLKMSNTALLHQAARIDIFAEVEPNQKERIISLLKKGGNVVGFMGDGINDAPALHTADVGISVDTAVDVAKEAADIVLLNQDLNVLTNGIIEGRKTFTNTMKYIFMATSANFGNMFSMAGASLFLPFLPLLPKQILLTNLLTDFPEMAIATDRVDLLNIQTPQRWDLSFIKKFMVVFGLLSSIFDFLMFGILLFIFHAKEIEFQTAWFTESVISATLIVLVVRTRLPFFKSLPGKYLSIATALIVLFVLMLPITPIAVWFGFTQLPWQLYGWIFMVITIYIICAELLKHWFYSKMMQSSQKARS; the protein is encoded by the coding sequence ATGGAAGATAAAGGAAATACTGAAAATAGTTTTTGGCATTTTAGCCCTGAAGTACTCTTTGTACAATTATCCAGTAGCCTTAAGGGAATTGATACTGCTGATGCGACCCAAAGGATAAAAAAGTATGGACCCAATACGCTGAAGGCAAATACAAAATCTTCTGCTTTTCTACTATTTATATCGCAATTTAAAAGTCCGGTAACACTATTGCTGATTATTGCCGCCATATTATCGGCAGCTCTTAATGACCTTGCCGACGCATTAATTATTTTGTGTATTATACTGGCCAGCAGTATTCTTGGCTTTTGGCAGGAAAAGGGCGCTGCTAATGCAGTCAGGGAATTATTGAAAATGGTGCGCCTGCGATGCACGGTATTTCGGGATGGAACACCAAAAGAAATTGCGGTGGAAGATGTAGTGCCGGGTGATGTTGTAATTTTATCTGCCGGTGATATTATTCCCGGAGATTGCCTGATCCTGGATTCCAGTGAATTATTTGTAGATGAAGCAGCTTTTACTGGAGAAACCTTTCCGGTAGAAAAGGAAGCTGGCATTCTACCTGTTGCAACACCTTTATCTCAAAGGAATAATACATTGCTTATGGGAGCCAGTGTAATAAGCGGTAAGGCAACTGCTATAGTAGTCCTGACAGGCAAGCAGACCGAATTCGGTAAGATATCCACACATTTGCAGGTAAGGGCACCGGAAACCGATTTTGAGAAAGGGATCCGCAAGTTTGGGTATATGCTGATGGAAGTTACGTTGGTTTTGGTCATTATTATTTTCGCGATTAATGTCTTTCTCCATAAGCCGATTTTAGATTCTTTCTTATTTTCCCTGGCATTGGCTGTAGGGTTAACACCACAATTGCTGCCTGCTATCATCAGTGTCAATCTTTCTACCGGAGCCAAGCGAATGGCAAAGCTGGATGTGATTGTAAAGCGCCTGTCTTCAATTGAAAATATCGGAAGCATGAATATTTTATGTTCGGATAAAACCGGTACCATTACAGAAGGGAAAGTAAACCTAAAAGATGCTTTAGACAGCAATGGTGTGCATAATGATAAAGTACTCGAGTATGCCTGGCTCAATGCGTCGATGCAGAAAGGCTTTCGAAATCCAATTGATGAGGCGATTTGTACCGCTTATAAAGGGCTGCCCACCACTTTTACAGTCCAGTCCGAAATCCCCTATGATTTTATCCGGAAACGCTTGACAATTGTGGTTAAAAATGAAACAGGTGTTTTGGCCATAACAAAAGGAGCATTGAATGCAATCTTATCCATTTGTGACCAGGTAGCCCTTTCCGATGGGAAATTATCAGATATTTCAACTGCCAAAACAACAGTTTTACAGCAATATGAGCAATTGAGTGCTGCAGGTTTACGCACCTTAGGCGTAGCGTACAAACCGCTTACAGATGCTGAAGATTTTACCCGTGATGGGGAAAAAGGGATGATCTTTTTGGGTTTTATAACGTTATTTGATCCGCCAAAACCAGATGTAATAGGGGTTATTAAAAAACTGAACGGACTGGGAGTGCAATTGAAAATTATTACCGGTGATAATGCGTTAGTGGCCAAAAGCCTGGCATTGCAGATTGGTATTGAAGCTCCTAAAATAGTAACAGGTTCAGAACTGCTGAAAATGAGTAATACAGCCCTGCTACACCAGGCAGCCCGGATAGATATTTTTGCAGAAGTGGAACCCAATCAAAAAGAACGTATTATTTCCCTGTTAAAAAAAGGGGGGAATGTGGTTGGTTTTATGGGAGATGGAATTAATGATGCCCCGGCATTGCATACAGCAGATGTCGGTATTTCTGTAGATACTGCAGTCGATGTTGCTAAGGAAGCAGCAGATATTGTATTGTTGAACCAGGATCTTAATGTACTGACCAATGGGATCATTGAAGGGCGAAAAACATTTACCAATACCATGAAATATATTTTTATGGCAACAAGCGCTAATTTTGGAAATATGTTCAGTATGGCCGGCGCCTCTTTGTTTTTACCTTTTTTACCCTTACTGCCCAAACAAATTTTATTGACAAACCTCCTAACAGATTTTCCGGAAATGGCCATTGCAACCGATCGTGTTGATCTCCTGAATATTCAAACACCACAACGTTGGGACCTGTCTTTTATTAAAAAATTTATGGTTGTTTTTGGTTTGCTGAGTTCGATTTTTGATTTCCTGATGTTTGGGATATTATTGTTTATTTTCCATGCAAAAGAAATCGAATTTCAAACCGCCTGGTTTACCGAATCCGTTATTTCTGCGACATTAATTGTATTAGTGGTGCGTACCCGATTGCCCTTTTTTAAGAGCCTCCCCGGTAAATACCTTTCCATAGCGACTGCACTCATTGTCCTTTTCGTATTGATGTTACCCATTACGCCTATAGCAGTTTGGTTTGGTTTTACGCAATTACCATGGCAATTATATGGCTGGATATTTATGGTTATCACAATATATATCATTTGTGCTGAACTGCTGAAACATTGGTTTTACAGTAAAATGATGCAATCTTCTCAAAAAGCCCGCTCTTAA
- a CDS encoding T9SS type A sorting domain-containing protein, producing MAIPLNEIPISSFCTNANSLNLKRTIPINYSGRPKAIKISNVFSFREWSSFETSNVLQNSFNGSLILNPENISNLGWSPSGKANFNPKNIELKNGTPNYTVIQISQKISGEIGELNGLPKRLKIKLLTRNFPTSTTNNDDFYIKILKSNDATNSVWEGRGTYLTNNTSNATYNNFNTYSITPNIDFDSNSDYWLLIDSSAPTLANSQIKSIVIEPGINNYSSINSTATAAEKDDTQDETEELQRIVVDNTIKFYPNPVKEKLTIEVKNGDLLKKVEVFDEVGKYIGDFTNMLNNNTIDITSLPSGNYIIKTISLTNTSEVIIKK from the coding sequence ATGGCAATTCCTCTTAATGAAATTCCCATTTCTAGTTTTTGCACAAATGCTAACAGTCTTAATTTGAAACGCACAATTCCAATTAATTACTCCGGCAGACCTAAAGCAATAAAAATTTCAAATGTATTTTCTTTTAGGGAATGGAGTTCTTTCGAAACATCAAATGTTCTACAAAATTCATTTAATGGCTCGCTCATACTAAATCCTGAAAATATTTCAAATTTGGGATGGTCACCTTCTGGTAAAGCCAACTTTAATCCTAAAAATATTGAATTAAAAAATGGCACTCCAAATTATACCGTTATTCAAATTAGTCAAAAAATCAGTGGTGAAATAGGAGAATTAAATGGTCTTCCTAAAAGGTTAAAAATAAAATTACTTACTCGAAATTTTCCAACTTCAACAACAAATAATGATGATTTTTATATCAAAATTTTAAAATCAAATGATGCTACAAATAGTGTTTGGGAAGGAAGAGGTACCTATTTAACTAATAATACATCAAATGCTACTTACAATAATTTCAATACATACTCAATCACCCCAAATATTGATTTTGATTCTAATTCAGACTACTGGCTACTCATTGATAGTTCAGCACCAACTTTAGCAAATTCACAAATAAAATCAATTGTTATTGAGCCAGGTATAAATAACTACAGTTCTATAAATTCAACAGCTACTGCTGCAGAAAAAGATGACACGCAGGATGAAACAGAAGAATTGCAAAGAATTGTCGTTGATAATACAATAAAATTTTATCCAAATCCTGTAAAAGAAAAATTAACTATTGAAGTAAAAAATGGTGACTTATTAAAAAAAGTAGAAGTATTTGACGAAGTAGGTAAGTATATTGGTGATTTTACCAATATGCTAAATAATAATACTATTGACATCACTTCGCTTCCTAGTGGGAACTATATAATTAAGACAATTAGTCTAACAAATACTTCAGAGGTAATTATAAAAAAATAA
- a CDS encoding IS256 family transposase yields the protein MIEDGKLPKDFAKQFKNKEDFHTFFQDLYKQGIEQLLQGELDAHLGYEKHNIDGYNTGNSRNGSFSKNIKSETLGNMVLAIPRDRNGEFEPQVIGKGQSMSEKIEDAILGMYSRGMTRSDIVEQVKEVYGISVSESTISTISDRILADVDLWTKRALEPQYLIVWMDAVHMKVRTDGKYENHAIYIVIGLKTDGKKEVLGMWLNKEESASFWMTVLSDIKSRGVKDILIACTDNLTGFTKAIRGVFPNTESQLCIVHQIRNSLKFVVVKDRKAFCSAMKEVYTAINQEEAVLALAEFKKNWEAKYKYAVCSWEKNWENLMPFLAYPAEIRKIMYTTNTIENLNRGIRKYTKTKVQFPDEKSVKKSVYLAIQNCEKSWINAIPSWGLIMNQFLVIFGERCNIKH from the coding sequence ATGATCGAAGATGGTAAATTACCCAAAGATTTTGCAAAGCAATTTAAAAACAAAGAAGACTTCCATACTTTTTTTCAAGACCTGTATAAACAAGGCATTGAACAACTACTCCAGGGAGAATTGGATGCTCATCTGGGATATGAGAAGCATAATATTGACGGATACAATACAGGCAATAGCCGTAATGGTTCTTTCTCAAAGAATATAAAATCAGAGACTTTGGGCAATATGGTCCTGGCTATTCCCCGGGATAGAAATGGTGAATTCGAGCCTCAGGTCATCGGAAAAGGCCAATCGATGAGTGAAAAGATTGAAGATGCTATTTTAGGAATGTACAGTCGTGGAATGACCCGTAGTGATATTGTAGAACAAGTTAAAGAAGTTTATGGGATATCAGTAAGTGAGTCCACGATTTCGACCATCTCTGATAGAATACTGGCTGATGTTGATTTATGGACTAAAAGGGCTTTAGAACCACAGTATCTGATTGTTTGGATGGATGCTGTGCATATGAAAGTAAGAACAGATGGGAAATATGAAAACCATGCAATTTACATTGTAATCGGACTAAAAACAGATGGTAAGAAAGAAGTATTAGGAATGTGGCTAAATAAAGAAGAGTCGGCTTCATTTTGGATGACTGTACTCTCTGACATAAAATCTCGTGGAGTAAAGGATATTCTCATTGCCTGTACAGATAACCTTACCGGATTTACAAAAGCTATCAGAGGTGTTTTTCCAAATACAGAATCCCAGCTTTGCATTGTTCATCAAATAAGGAATAGCCTTAAGTTTGTAGTAGTTAAGGATAGAAAAGCATTTTGCAGTGCAATGAAAGAAGTATATACTGCAATAAATCAGGAAGAAGCCGTTTTAGCTCTGGCTGAATTTAAAAAAAACTGGGAAGCAAAATATAAATATGCCGTTTGCTCCTGGGAAAAGAATTGGGAAAATCTCATGCCTTTTTTGGCCTATCCTGCTGAAATCAGGAAAATAATGTACACCACAAATACAATAGAAAACTTAAACAGGGGAATTAGAAAATATACCAAAACAAAAGTGCAGTTCCCAGATGAAAAAAGCGTCAAGAAATCAGTCTATTTAGCAATACAAAATTGTGAAAAAAGCTGGATAAATGCAATACCAAGCTGGGGATTAATCATGAATCAGTTCTTGGTCATATTTGGAGAAAGGTGTAATATTAAACACTAA
- a CDS encoding IS5 family transposase, producing MYSVLDKDTIELEIVAYIPKARRGFPVTVPLSEVINAILYKLKTGLQWHQLPIRALFENKVISWQSVYYHYRKWSLCGFWKACWIKFLSRHHSKLDLSSVDLDGSHTPAIRGGEQVDYQGRKKRKTTNSLYLTDRQGLPLAMSEPLAGNHNDLYNIEVQFEDITATLEQANISVDGLFLNADAGFDSKDLRKACSDKNIQANICFNKRNGHSERDEYFDEQLYKQRYTIERTNAWLDGFRSILNRYDTTTESWKGFNYIAFIVIASKKFKKEKV from the coding sequence ATGTACAGTGTACTTGACAAAGATACAATAGAATTGGAAATTGTTGCATATATACCTAAAGCCCGTCGTGGATTTCCTGTAACAGTTCCATTATCAGAAGTGATAAATGCTATACTCTACAAACTTAAAACGGGCCTTCAATGGCATCAGCTACCCATTAGGGCTCTTTTTGAAAATAAGGTTATAAGTTGGCAATCTGTTTACTATCACTATCGCAAGTGGAGTCTTTGCGGTTTCTGGAAAGCTTGTTGGATTAAATTCCTTAGCCGTCATCACTCAAAACTTGACCTTTCCAGTGTGGATTTGGACGGAAGCCATACTCCTGCTATCCGAGGCGGTGAACAGGTTGACTATCAAGGTCGGAAGAAGCGAAAAACAACTAATTCACTCTATCTAACCGATAGGCAAGGCTTGCCATTAGCAATGTCAGAACCTCTTGCGGGAAACCACAACGACCTGTATAATATTGAGGTTCAGTTTGAAGACATTACAGCAACATTAGAACAAGCCAATATTTCTGTAGATGGATTGTTCCTCAATGCAGACGCAGGTTTTGACTCTAAAGACTTAAGAAAAGCATGTTCAGATAAGAACATTCAAGCTAATATCTGTTTTAACAAACGTAACGGTCATAGTGAGAGGGATGAATATTTTGATGAGCAACTCTATAAGCAGAGATATACAATCGAACGCACAAATGCCTGGTTAGATGGGTTTAGGTCAATCTTAAATAGATATGACACAACAACTGAATCTTGGAAAGGATTCAATTATATAGCATTTATAGTAATAGCATCAAAAAAATTTAAAAAGGAAAAAGTTTAA
- a CDS encoding CshA/CshB family fibrillar adhesin-related protein gives MKKLILSLFLAVSLLMGSAVQAQCFPTQPKTAAFAIGGTSTYKNQVLWLTWGSTLANVAQYPYGRHDQALGENATSYASIDVGGGRYLCVEAIITGITGSDIKSYAPGNYSGDSMDDMYNIGGVGSSNKLVNGIRNGTNGGNVTFRLTCRATLEGAPVKLSGMVIGDAESLAPAEFFNATADGKWTIVEMHKNLNVTGSYDVRKVDVTATRQRIEFVKGNDNNTAAVSFLTFNETAYSPTNFDVTFDVTLKGSGLTAIALGLLPPGVDGGDAPASYGAPLHMIDKLALSSDGIASSASATEATTNLNTAAYAPGGLIPPTAGFLGTVAPDTDPGPQYSYDAMGDNNNGSAGVLEEDAWPDIYKSFSYKAHYMPGNIINATIPYKGIENAYISGWIDFNQNGVFDESERVTVSAPANQTSVVLTWQVSVSRVIRSTYVRLRYAKNRADILSPTSSTPGGEVEDHRIYIQGPTISNPTIENRARRK, from the coding sequence ATGAAAAAACTAATACTAAGCCTATTCCTTGCTGTATCCCTGTTGATGGGATCAGCAGTACAGGCACAATGTTTTCCAACACAGCCTAAAACGGCAGCATTTGCGATAGGCGGAACCAGTACTTACAAAAACCAGGTATTATGGCTGACGTGGGGTTCTACATTGGCCAATGTTGCCCAATATCCGTACGGAAGGCACGATCAGGCCTTAGGGGAAAATGCCACATCCTATGCCTCCATAGATGTAGGGGGTGGAAGATATCTGTGTGTAGAAGCCATTATTACCGGAATTACGGGCAGTGATATTAAAAGTTATGCCCCGGGGAATTATTCCGGGGATTCCATGGATGATATGTACAATATTGGAGGAGTAGGAAGCAGTAATAAATTGGTAAACGGTATCCGAAATGGGACAAATGGTGGAAATGTAACCTTCAGATTAACCTGTAGGGCTACTTTAGAAGGGGCTCCGGTAAAACTTTCCGGAATGGTAATCGGGGATGCAGAATCTTTGGCACCAGCAGAATTTTTTAATGCTACTGCCGATGGAAAATGGACTATTGTAGAAATGCATAAAAATCTAAATGTAACAGGAAGCTACGATGTTCGTAAAGTGGATGTTACTGCCACACGGCAACGTATTGAATTTGTAAAAGGTAATGATAACAATACTGCTGCAGTTTCTTTTCTAACCTTTAATGAAACAGCCTATAGCCCAACCAACTTTGATGTAACCTTTGATGTTACTTTAAAAGGAAGCGGATTGACCGCTATTGCCCTGGGGCTTTTACCTCCGGGTGTTGATGGGGGAGATGCTCCGGCATCGTATGGTGCACCACTCCACATGATTGATAAACTGGCCTTGTCCAGTGATGGTATTGCAAGCAGTGCGTCTGCTACTGAAGCCACTACCAACCTAAATACAGCAGCTTATGCACCTGGAGGATTAATCCCTCCAACAGCAGGATTTTTAGGAACCGTAGCACCCGATACCGATCCGGGACCTCAGTATAGCTACGATGCTATGGGGGACAATAATAACGGTAGTGCTGGTGTCCTGGAAGAAGATGCATGGCCCGATATATATAAAAGTTTTTCCTATAAGGCTCATTATATGCCGGGTAACATTATCAACGCCACTATTCCTTATAAGGGAATTGAAAATGCCTACATCTCAGGATGGATTGATTTTAACCAAAATGGTGTTTTTGATGAAAGCGAACGCGTAACGGTGAGTGCACCTGCAAACCAGACTTCGGTAGTATTAACCTGGCAGGTAAGTGTCAGCAGGGTGATCCGGAGTACCTATGTACGGTTGCGGTATGCCAAAAACCGGGCGGATATACTGTCACCTACCAGTTCCACACCAGGGGGAGAAGTAGAAGATCATAGAATATACATCCAGGGACCGACGATTTCAAATCCGACGATAGAAAACAGGGCTCGTAGAAAGTAA